In Topomyia yanbarensis strain Yona2022 chromosome 2, ASM3024719v1, whole genome shotgun sequence, one DNA window encodes the following:
- the LOC131682315 gene encoding 2-phosphoxylose phosphatase 1 has translation MLLKEIARFSLQHRTLYCYLILSIWIFLLIAGMYKYIGSIEDSNSVLSSKNFLYKKQQLLLEEQERIRAKKINDDVCNHPPTIGIGEEGGTLDGWSLQGVLLVIRHGDRGPMTHVRGIDSVDCSHEGDTVLMKYYHYLTNSSSSTTAGHWMKTGPFHGFPLLPSSPKACLLGQLTQKGIAQLLRVGDIIRQAFANSLSLYAKAPVQTRTTPFNSSDTTNIPTIYNTDDIVIYSTRYRRTFQSAMALMFSVVPPEKWQYLQIQESHSLSFCFADCACPQADNLKKQLDKECKLLLGTHPAIGAIVQWMGATLLQNQPTVGQSSPLEIRDAVLSHICHDAPLPCRKISLNSKAQHTSKGASSSTQDPQDVINIDQDDSAIVFNQQSQPNTEEPDDVDPTGEQEPEIEGCVEKSHVAALMSYTQWAGLREWKNLKMRQQGLLRAYGFLRNIVGYMLKMISGDKVKFVLYSGHDKTMEFLMAALGLSMETPFIAYASRMVFEVYKSDKDTQYYFRLMYNGQDVTNTVGVCEGGKSLSVPRGIRGDRANLCPIENIIRFLHDDYFVQLNATNFKDACLAQRDGYF, from the exons ATGTTGCTGAAGGAAATCGCTCGATTTTCGTTGCAACATCGCACGCTTTactgttatttaattttaagcATTTGGATTTTTCTGCTTATAGCAG GAATGTACAAATACATTGGATCAATCGAAGATAGCAATAGTGTTTTAAGTTCCAAAAATTTCCTTTATAAAAAGCAACAGCTCCTGCTGGAAGAGCAGGAACGGATTCGAGCGAAAAAGATTAACGACGACGTATGCAATCATCCACCTACAATTGGAATAGGGGAAGAGGGAGGAACCCTTGATGGGTGGTCTTTGCAAGGTGTACTGCTTGTGATACGCcatggtgaccgcggcccaatGACACACGTTCGTGGCATTGACTCCGTGGATTGTAGCCACGAAGGTGATACGGTGCTGATGAAATATTATCACTATCTTACTAACAGCAGTTCCAGTACAACGGCCGGTCATTGGATGAAAACTGGTCCATTTCATGGCTTTCCATTGCTTCCGTCCAGTCCGAAAGCGTGCTTGCTGGGGCAACTAACACAAAAAGGAATTGCTCAACTGTTACGGGTCGGCGACATTATCCGACAAGCCTTTGCTAATTCTTTGTCATTGTATGCTAAAGCTCCCGTTCAAACTAGAACCACTCCGTTCAATTCTTCCGACACGACTAACATTCCAACTATCTACAACACGGATGATATAGTAATTTACTCTACTCGCTATCGACGGACTTTCCAATCAGCCATGGCCCTAATGTTCAGTGTTGTTCCTCCGGAGAAATGGCAATACCTTCAAATACAGGAAAGCCATAGTTTGTCTTTTTGTTTCGCCGATTGTGCCTGTCCACAAGCGGATAATCTTAAAAAGCAACTGGATAAGGAATGTAAACTATTATTGGGGACACATCCTGCGATAGGAGCTATTGTACAATGGATGGGAGCCACTCTGCTCCAGAATCAGCCCACTGTTGGTCAATCTAGTCCACTAGAAATTCGAGATGCTGTTCTGTCCCACATCTGCCATGATGCCCCACTACCATGCCGGAAGATTTCTCTAAACTCAAAAGCACAACACACTAGCAAGGGTGCCAGCAGCAGCACTCAGGATCCCCAGGACGTTATCAATATAGATCAGGATGATAGTGCTATTGTCTTCAACCAGCAGAGTCAACCGAACACTGAGGAACCAGATGATGTGGATCCTACCGGAGAGCAGGAACCCGAAATCGAAGGATGTGTGGAAAAGAGTCACGTAGCAGCTCTCATGTCCTACACACAATGGGCAGGTTTGCGCGAgtggaaaaatttgaaaatgcgCCAGCAGGGCTTATTACGCGCTTACGGATTCTTGCGAAACATTGTTGGGTATATGCTCAAAATGATTTCCGGAGATAAGGTCAAGTTCGTTCTCTATTCAGGCCATGACAAAACTATGGAATTTCTCATGGCTGCCCTTGGGTTATCCATGGAGACTCCTTTTATAGCGTATGCATCACGGATGGTATTTGAGGTGTACAAAAGTGATAAAGATACCCAGTACTACTTTCGACTGATGTACAACGGACAGGACGTAACTAATACCGTTGGTGTATGTGAAGGTGGTAAAAGCCTCAGTGTGCCTCGCGGCATACGAGGAGACAGAGCCAACCTCTGCCCGATCGAAAATATCATACGGTTCCTGCACGATGACTATTTTGTGCAGTTGAACGCAACTAACTTCAAGGATGCTTGCTTGGCACAAAGGGACGGATATTTCTAG